The genomic stretch ACGAGGTTTGAGTTTTGTTACATACCTGGAAACATCTTGCAGTACATTGCTTGAAATACAGCtccaaaacataaaaagaaataCGAGTACATTGTTCAAGGTTGCAAACTAGAAAATTTTGTCCCCGTCTTACAACTACTTTTTCTAATTCCCTCTGTCAAATTAATTTGCATGTATAGTTAAGGAGCATAAATTtgtaattggttttttttttcttccctttctttgtGTCTGTGCTGGTCATGAACCAGCCTCGTTGAATTTTATTCCAAGTTAGGAAGCTACTCCTGTATAAATGATTGACGTACATAATTTATTTGAAATGTATGTATATGTTAGATCTTTTAGATCTATTATCTTTTTGTCCCAAAAAGTTTGGATGGGTTCGACTCTCGTCACTGTCACAGGTTAGGACATATCGTCGGAATTAGAGATCGCTCACCAACACAATTTTCATAACGACAGCTATAAAAAAGCCACAGAAAAGCTTAATTTTATAGATGGTATAGTACCTTCACCACCATTAGTTGAGGGTTGACGTCCCTAATCTGTCACTAATCAGCtccccgggggggggggggggtcaCATGTTATCTCACGAGGTTCTCAAGATATCCATCTATTCTATGCCTTGGGCCATTTTGATAGAACATTGAAGCCACACCACAAAGGCATAGCAGTTGCAAGTTGCTCATCAAGTACATGTCAACCCCCAAAATCAAACACCCCACGTACCTTTCATTATTTCAAGCCTCATATATTAATCTTCACACCTAATTGTAGTATATTTTATTCAATTCAACCCTTTTGTTCTTTGTGGTCATCTATCAACTGAGTCAGTCATGCATATAGCTGCTGAGTGCAAGTTGTGAAATATAATGGATTGCCAACTAATGACTAAGGAGAAAGCTATCGGCTTTGACTTTCTTGTTTTTTGATTGAGGGCTCCAAATTAATCAAGGACTCCTTCAGCCTTTGATGTCCACAAATCAGATCAAATGTATAAAGTAGCAATAAGTACAATTGATTGAACTTATTAAATCCAAAGAAAAATCTAACTAATTAATGTGCCAATGCCGCCGACCAATCATTTATTTTAGAAGGAAATGAAACTTTCTTTAATGATAGCCCAAAAAACTATGGCTGATTTCACATTCAGCCAACAAAaactagtaattaattatatttGATGATCACCTAAAACAAGAAATGAAAAACGAGAAACCAATTTCAACTTTCAACAAACCCTTGAGAGAAGATGGTACTACCATTTTAATGGGGTAATAAATCCCCACCCCCCCTCCCCTTTTTTTGAGCTAGAGTATTGCAGAAACGCACCATCAGAACCATCGCCACCTTTATCCGATCAAATTCATTCATGTCCATGCAAAGAAGCCATTGCCACGACCCCAAGCTTTTGGAGATTCAACTTCACAACTGTATCAGTAAACATCTTTGTATCCTCCGCAGTGTTGCCTTCTGGTATATCAACAATATAAGACTCCAGAACAATGGTGTAAACCTTACCTTCATTATCGAATTCATTAACTGATGTCACAGATTTATAGTTGTTTAGCCTGTGCTCTCCCCCAACCACCCTGAAGCTCAGAATATGCTTTTCTTCATCCAGAATCTCGAGTATCTCGGTGCTGGTAGAAGCTGGAAGCCCCGAAACAACCGTGACTTCTCTGATGCTGCCTACACTTCCATCCCCTGTCATGTTGCAGCCCTTGATGAAGTGTTTGTACTTCTGAGGATTGTCAAAACGCCTGACGAATGGCCACACCACTTTTGCTGGTGCATCAATGCGCTGAGTTATCCGGGATGTGCATGTATTTGGGGTTGGCTCAAAAGTGTGGTACGTGGAAATTAGCGGCTCGAGTTCAGAAAATTCTTCTGGGCTCAGCCCTTGTGGGATTTGGTTGCTGCCATccatttttttgacaaatctTGATAAAATGGCTAATtaatctactttttttttttctt from Coffea eugenioides isolate CCC68of chromosome 8, Ceug_1.0, whole genome shotgun sequence encodes the following:
- the LOC113781543 gene encoding abscisic acid receptor PYL2, with the translated sequence MDGSNQIPQGLSPEEFSELEPLISTYHTFEPTPNTCTSRITQRIDAPAKVVWPFVRRFDNPQKYKHFIKGCNMTGDGSVGSIREVTVVSGLPASTSTEILEILDEEKHILSFRVVGGEHRLNNYKSVTSVNEFDNEGKVYTIVLESYIVDIPEGNTAEDTKMFTDTVVKLNLQKLGVVAMASLHGHE